The following coding sequences are from one Plasmodium knowlesi strain H genome assembly, chromosome: 9 window:
- a CDS encoding ribosomal protein S9, mitochondrial, putative, which yields MMAIRNMLRKIIIKHGKVANAVWVPKRFINMNPTGNEEKVTQERNKRDYILSLDEALYLSKEMGIKTTTEIQKIIMRSPPFSPDMSPFLIDNFLSSANKDRHSDEIDQIDLKLKELQERDSNPEESEQGEDEGAVENSKINISHDREENIINKILIDKFNKKRGKTFIHNDMEWLEESEGIGTNKRSCAYVYIKRGSGIVKVNDEEDLYIRWPYFYNRMDVLEPFYVTNTSCVFDVFIKLKGGGISGQSKAARLAIGRALLNACPLIYDDLQQHHILYEDMRQKFPKMPGRKKSRAMKQWSKR from the coding sequence ATGATGGCTATAAGAAATATGCTccgaaaaataattataaaacATGGAAAAGTCGCAAATGCCGTGTGGGTTCCTAAGCGATTTATAAACATGAACCCTACggggaatgaagaaaaggtaacgcaggaaaggaacaaaagggATTACATATTATCGCTGGATGAAGCATTATATTTGTCCAAAGAAATGGGGATCAAGACGACCACGGAGattcaaaaaattataatgagatccccccctttttcgcCTGACATGAGCCCATTCCTCATTGATAATTTTCTGTCTAGTGCGAATAAGGATAGGCATTCCGATGAGATAGATCAAATTGATCTGAAATTGAAAGAGTTACAGGAAAGGGATAGTAACCCTGAAGAAAGTGAACAAGGAGAAGACGAAGGCGCTGTGGAAAAcagtaaaataaatatctcTCATGATCGtgaggaaaatattattaacaAAATTCTTATTGataaatttaataaaaaaaggggaaagacatTTATCCATAATGATATGGAATGGTTGGAAGAGTCAGAAGGAATTGGCACGAACAAAAGGTCGTGTGCTtatgtttatataaaaagaggCAGTGGTATTGTTAAAgtaaatgatgaagaagatctATACATTAGATGgccttatttttataatcgaATGGACGTTCTGGAACCCTTTTATGTGACCAACACTTCCTGTGTTTTTGATGTGTTTATAAAATTGAAAGGTGGTGGAATCAGTGGGCAATCAAAAGCAGCTAGGTTGGCCATAGGACGAGCTCTACTCAACGCTTGTCCTCTCATTTATGATGATCTTCAACAACACCACATTCTGTATGAAGATATGAGGCAGAAATTTCCAAAAATGCCAGGACGGAAAAAATCAAGAGCTATGAAGCAGTGGTCCAAGAGGTGA
- a CDS encoding apical exonemal protein, putative has product MEKLFNCEILDRPAHSRGVKEEEERWGAAGVADDEDGQSLALHNFLDYTELYRKYKEKNGIKGVNKLPVSPYRYPPKLKNPNFDEIKTEYIYDKINAHFAGEKLGKSTAEGRENNQKWYEGDLKIWIPQNEQERQKKVKEKKSLRKKIYDGEVMFYEDYVEQQVAKDYERFFKKPYQVKKKDEGGKYYLYGKKLDMNEHEDIYRKYYNLDDEFFIRRMQLNEEINKKKEKNVKEEKKEEEEKKKFQKEYEKLSFKDQEFIVKLKEENNFESYLSTYKFYKKNKNIFEQDLPEIKKKELLFGQIPDIILPANVRKTKHPKNCLVPLSSLHTYAKFIDDLFKCPYIYTAIDAELGKYWKTNEKEVMNNIKSEKIKKGYKKDIYSVTKEQLESSSAKLRNLLKSEDTEGKKAANININFKIPKKENKMKTVCNGRYVV; this is encoded by the coding sequence ATGGAAAAACTCTTCAACTGCGAAATTTTAGACAGACCCGCGCACAGCAGaggggtaaaggaggaagaagagcgTTGGGGCGCTGCGGGGGTGGCGGACGATGAAGATGGCCAAAGTCTGGCGCTCCACAACTTCCTAGACTACACTGAACTGTACAGAaaatacaaagaaaaaaatggaattaaGGGGGTTAACAAGTTGCCTGTGTCTCCATACAGATACCCcccaaaattaaaaaatcccaattttgatgaaataaaaacagaatacatatatgacaaaataaatgcacaCTTTGCAGGGGAAAAACTTGGCAAATCAACGgcagaaggaagggaaaataacCAGAAGTGGTACGAAGgggatttaaaaatttggattcctcaaaatgaacaagagcgacaaaaaaaagtgaaggaaaaaaaaagtctgcgaaaaaaaatctaCGACGGTGAAGTCATGTTCTATGAAGATTATGTGGAACAACAAGTAGCCAAGGATTACGAGCGATTCTTTAAAAAACCTTaccaagtgaaaaaaaaagatgaaggaGGTAAGTACTACCTTTACGGGAAAAAACTAGATATGAACGAGCATGAAGATATTTACAGAAAGTACTACAACTTGgatgatgaattttttatcaGACGCATGCAACTGAATGAGgagataaataaaaaaaaagaaaaaaatgtgaaagaagaaaaaaaagaggaagaagaaaaaaaaaaattccaaaaggaatatgaaaaattaaGTTTTAAGGATCAAGAATTTAtagtaaaattaaaagaagaaaataattttgaaaGTTATCTAAGTACTtacaaattttacaaaaaaaataaaaatatctttGAACAAGATTTgccagaaataaaaaaaaaagaattattattTGGACAAATTCCTGATATTATCTTACCTGCCAATGTTCGGAAAACAAAACAtccaaaaaattgtttagTTCCCCTCAGTAGcctacacacatatgcaaaATTTATTGACGACCTTTTCAAGTGTCCCTACATTTACACCGCTATCGATGCAGAACTCGGAAAGTACTggaaaacaaatgaaaaggaagttatgaataatataaaatcggagaaaataaaaaaaggctaTAAAAAGGATATCTATTCAGTGACCAAGGAGCAGCTAGAAAGTTCCAGTGCCAAATTGAGAAATTTACTAAAGAGTGAGGAtacggaaggaaaaaaagcgGCCAACATTAATATAAACTTTAAGataccaaaaaaggaaaataaaatgaaaacagtGTGCAACGGTAGGTATGTCGTGTAG
- a CDS encoding CLPTM1 domain-containing protein, putative, whose amino-acid sequence MGSALSVPSAPGGEANAANDNGAGNENARTPFFQKLISIIVQMLIMHMVMYFITGGKNKTGSKHGNKIEGNNLTLSNSLEHGDIFDLYLFLSDNHSVDYEYIKKKSKMIQVREKELYTYKKFSKYEPSKFSFYLNDSWKGEKYLSVIMIPLHFYKNRNGSDLLSSTIKNELKKQLLIENIPLTVKMKPFESEENEKYNLMDGSFQNKKKRIKEEKEKKGEKEKKEEFYHIKKRIDINIIYDEAKHRVSEFNMPHLKRWKINVHNSTYTPPIFLSDFWLIENDYYVLDRTFLKDKDKRISYISVYDPYRIRKSEKDIHSHVIEKNADENKLIHIEINYGTCSFMYYMFIKQMDTSIQMMDKNDQSFSFQNLTNATATKEINMMKKIIMTTNIYMLIFSALFILLHSIFSFFAFKNDMQFWYQNESMEGLSALSVITTFVCDIILALYLYDSESTSWLLLFEMFVGVALSAWKVTKAVHVSFSKSYPYILLKDKKNYTESMTKKYDKVAVKYVGIVLIPCFIGYAIYSLFYYKYKSWYSYIISVLAGTVYTFGFIMMTPQLYINYKLKSVEHLPWKALIYKSLNTFIDDIAFFLIDMPWMHKLSCFRDDVIFLCYIYQRCIYKVDKNRNEQLAQGQNQVVAQSGPGDKKND is encoded by the coding sequence ATGGGATCCGCGTTAAGTGTACCAAGTGCCCCAGGCGGCGAGGCGAACGCCGCGAACGATAACGGAGctggaaatgaaaatgccAGGACCCCATTTTTCCAGAAACTTATCTCCATAATTGTGCAAATGCTAATTATGCACATGGTGATGTATTTCATAactggaggaaaaaacaagaCAGGATCAAAacatggaaataaaatagaagGCAATAATTTAACACTAAGCAATAGCCTAGAACATGGAGATATATTTGATCTCTACCTATTTCTGAGTGACAACCATTCAGTCGATTATGaatacattaaaaaaaaaagtaaaatgatACAAgtgagggaaaaggaattatacacatataaaaagTTCAGCAAATATGAACCCAGTAAATTTAGCTTCTATTTAAATGATTCttggaagggagaaaaatatctcAGCGTCATTATGATCCCACTGcacttttataaaaatcGTAATGGATCAGATTTACTGAGTAGCACAATAAAGAACGAGCTGAAGAAACAACTCCTAATCGAAAACATCCCGCTGACGGTGAAAATGAAGCCTTTCGAATCggaagaaaatgagaaatataACTTGATGGATGGAAGTTttcaaaataagaaaaaaagaattaaagaggaaaaagaaaagaaaggtgaaaaggaaaaaaaagaagaattttatcacataaaaaagagaatagaTATTAACATTATTTATGATGAAGCAAAACATCGAGTTAGCGAATTTAATATGCCTCATTTGAAAAGATGGAAAATTAATGTACACAATAGTACGTACACTCCTCCAATATTTTTATCCGATTTCTGGTTGATAGAAAATGATTACTATGTATTAGACAGaacctttttaaaagataagGACAAAAGGATAAGTTACATCTCCGTGTATGATCCATATAGGATAAGAAAGAGTGAGAAAGATATTCATTCCCAtgtgatagaaaaaaatgcagacgAAAATAAGTTAATACATATTGAAATCAATTATGGCACCTGCAGTTTTATGTATTATATGTTCATAAAGCAAATGGATACATCTATACAGATGATGGATAAAAATGACCAATCCTTTTCATTTCAAAATTTGACGAATGCAACAGCTACAAAAGAAATTAacatgatgaaaaaaattataatgactacaaatatttacatgttaattttctctgctctctttattttactccattccatattctcttttttcgcCTTCAAAAATGATATGCAATTTTGGTATCAAAATGAGTCCATGGAGGGATTATCAGCTCTTAGCGTTATAACAACTTTTGTGTGTGACATTATATTAGccttatatttatatgattCTGAGAGTACATCCTGGTTACTTCTATTCGAGATGTTTGTTGGCGTGGCGCTCTCTGCGTGGAAAGTTACCAAGGCTGTTCATGTATCTTTCAGTAAATCCTATCcctatattttattaaaggacaagaaaaattacacagAATCCATGACGAAGAAGTATGATAAAGTTGCGGTGAAATATGTAGGCATTGTTCTCATCCCTTGTTTTATTGGATATGCTATTTACTCTCTATTCTACTACAAGTACAAATCTTGGTACTCCTACATCATCTCTGTGCTTGCTGGAACCGTTTATACCTTTGGTTTCATTATGATGACTCCACAACTGTACATAAATTATAAGTTAAAATCTGTTGAGCACCTACCATGGAAAGCTCTGATTTACAAGTCGCTAAACACCTTCATCGATGACATTGCCTTTTTCCTAATTGACATGCCATGGATGCATAAGCTTTCCTGCTTTCGAGACgatgttatatttttgtgcTACATATACCAGAGGTGCATATATAAAGTGGACAAGAATCGGAACGAGCAGTTAGCCCAGGGGCAAAACCAAGTGGTGGCTCAGTCTGGGCCCGGAGACAAGAAGAACGACTAG